The proteins below are encoded in one region of Phytoactinopolyspora mesophila:
- a CDS encoding EamA family transporter, which yields MSRRGWVLFIAMSLIWGVPYLFIKVAIDELTPASLVLARTAIAAVLLLPIAIAKDQIRPVLKHWRPLLAFTAIEICVPWLLLGYAQHELSSSLTGLLIAAVPLVGAILVVTTRQERVDRRRVAGLLVGFAGVAALVGFDVEASSLWSVAAVAGVVVSYAVGPVILARYLAALPALGVMAVSITVAAVVYLPVGVAQWPAEPLSTPVWLSAGGLGLICTATAFLVFYRLIAEVGPARATVITYVNPAVALVLGIVVLNESATAITGVGFALILAGSVLATARNRGAAREVPPRDSAQLRTQP from the coding sequence GTGTCGCGTCGCGGGTGGGTTCTGTTCATCGCCATGAGCCTCATCTGGGGCGTGCCGTATCTCTTCATCAAGGTCGCCATCGACGAGCTCACGCCCGCTTCGTTGGTGCTCGCCCGGACGGCGATAGCGGCCGTGCTTCTGCTGCCGATAGCTATCGCGAAGGATCAGATCCGCCCGGTCCTGAAGCACTGGCGCCCGCTGCTGGCGTTCACCGCCATCGAGATCTGCGTTCCCTGGCTTCTCCTGGGCTACGCCCAGCACGAGCTCTCTAGCTCCCTCACCGGCCTGTTGATCGCCGCCGTGCCGTTGGTCGGGGCGATCCTGGTGGTGACGACGAGACAGGAGCGGGTCGATCGCCGCCGGGTGGCCGGACTGTTGGTGGGCTTCGCGGGTGTGGCGGCGCTGGTCGGCTTCGATGTCGAGGCGTCCAGTTTGTGGTCGGTCGCCGCTGTCGCCGGCGTTGTGGTCAGCTATGCCGTCGGGCCGGTGATTCTGGCCCGGTACTTGGCCGCTCTGCCCGCGTTGGGTGTCATGGCGGTGTCGATCACTGTTGCCGCCGTCGTCTATCTGCCGGTCGGTGTCGCCCAATGGCCGGCCGAGCCGCTCAGTACCCCGGTGTGGCTCTCCGCCGGTGGGCTGGGGCTCATCTGCACGGCTACGGCATTTCTGGTCTTCTATCGGCTCATTGCCGAGGTGGGGCCGGCCCGGGCCACGGTCATCACTTACGTGAATCCAGCTGTCGCACTTGTGCTGGGGATCGTGGTGTTGAACGAATCCGCGACGGCAATCACCGGGGTCGGCTTCGCGCTCATTCTCGCTGGTTCAGTCCTGGCCACCGCACGTAATCGGGGCGCGGCCAGAGAGGTTCCGCCGCGTGACTCCGCGCAGCTGAGAACCCAACCATAG